The following are from one region of the Penaeus monodon isolate SGIC_2016 chromosome 19, NSTDA_Pmon_1, whole genome shotgun sequence genome:
- the LOC119585159 gene encoding DNA replication licensing factor Mcm5-like — MEGFDDPGIFFSDNFSSEDQQDQSQINLQAVKKKFKEFLRQFHEGNFNYKYRDSLKRQYNLRQFFLEVSLEDVASFDETLADKLKKAPTEHLPLFEEAAKEVADEVTAPRPQGEEKVEDIQITLTSASNPVDVRNLQSEEVSRLVKVAGIVVAASGVKAKALTLTVQCRSCQTTIPNIPVKPGLEGYQLPRKCNTEQAGRPKCPLDPFFIVPDRCTCVDYQVLKLQEVPENLPQGEMPRHLQLYVDRSLCERVVPGNRVTVLGIYSIKKIGKSTRGSRDKVAVGIRAPYLRVVGIQCDQEGRGYTSGISISASEEEEFRRLAQSNNVYERIARSVAPSIYGSEDIKKSVATLLFGGSRKRLPDGLTRRGDINVLLLGDPGTAKSQLLKFVERVAPIAVYTSGKGSSAAGLTASVTRDPVTRNFVMEGGAMVLADGGVVCIDEFDKMREDDRVAIHEAMEQQTISIAKAGITTTLNSRCSVMAAANSVFGRWDDTKGEENIDFMPTILSRFDMIYIVKDEHDEGRDTTLAKHVMNVHLNALKTIDDTPEGELSLKFLKKYISYCRGRCGPRLSESAGEKLKNRYVLMRGGTREAESNSDKRLSIPITVRQLEAIVRISESLAKMRLEPFATESDVDEALRLFQVSTLDAAMSGSLTGAEGFTTEEDQEMLSRIEKQLKKRFAIGSQVSEHAIVQDFLRQKYPERAVYKVLHFMIRRGELQHRLQRKMLYRIK, encoded by the exons ATGGAAGGCTTCGACGACCCCGGCATCTTCTTCTCGGACAACTTCTCCTCGGAGGACCAGCAGGACCAGAGCCAGATTAACCTGCAGGCCGTTAAGAAGAAGTTCAAGGAGTTCCTGAGGCAGTTCCACGAAGGAAACTTCAACTACAAGTATag GGATTCACTGAAGCGTCAGTACAACCTCCGTCAGTTTTTCCTTGAAGTCAGCCTCGAAGATGTGGCGAGTTTTGACGAGACGCTGGCAGACAAACTCAAGAAGGCCCCCACGGAACACTTGCCTCTG TTTGAGGAAGCAGCCAAGGAGGTAGCAGATGAGGTGACAGCACCCAGGCCtcaaggagaagagaaagttGAAGATATTCAAATAACACTCACATCCGCCTCAAATCCTGTTGATGTCCGCAATCTGCAG TCTGAGGAGGTTAGCCGATTGGTGAAAGTAGCTGGTATTGTGGTTGCAGCCTCAGGGGTGAAGGCCAAGGCTCTGACGCTGACAGTGCAGTGTCGTTCCTGCCAGACCACAATCCCCAACATTCCTGTCAAGCCTGGTCTTGAAGGATACCAGCTGCCAAGAAAGTGCAACAC AGAGCAAGCAGGCCGTCCAAAGTGTCCTCTAGATCCCTTCTTCATTGTCCCTGATCGATGCACATGTGTGGACTACCAAGTTCTGAAGCTTCAGGAAGTACCTGAAAATCTGCCACAGGGAGAGATGCCTCGTCACCTCCAACTCTATGTTGACAG GTCTCTCTGTGAGCGTGTTGTACCTGGGAACAGAGTCACAGTTTTGGGTATTTACTCAATCAAGAAAATTGGTAAATCTACA AGAGGTTCAAGAGACAAGGTTGCTGTAGGTATTCGTGCCCCATATCTCCGAGTGGTGGGCATCCAGTGTGACCAGGAGGGCCGAGGCTACACCTCTGGCATTTCTATTTCTGCCAGTGAGGAGGAGGAATTCCGTCGCCTTGCACAGTCCAACAATGTCTATGAGAGAATTGCTAGAAGTGTTGCCCCTAGTATCTATGGATCTGAAGATATCAAAAAGTCTGTTGCCACCTTGCTCTTTGGTGGTTCTCGCAAGCGTCTCCCTGATGGCTTAACAAGGAGAGGAGACATCAATGTTTTGCTTCTTGGAGATCCTGGTACAGCCAAGTCCCAGCTCCTAAAGTTTGTTGAACGTGTTGCTCCAATTGCTGTCTACACATCCGGCAAAGGTTCTTCTGCTGCAGGTTTGACTGCTTCAGTCACAAGAGATCCAGTTACG AGGAACTTTGTAATGGAAGGTGGAGCTATGGTTTTGGCTgatggtggtgttgtgtgcatTGATGAGTTTGACAAGATGAGAGAAGATGACAGGGTCGCAATTCATGAAGCTATGGAACAGCAGACCATCTCCATTGCCAAGGCTGGCATCACAACCACCTTGAACTCCCGCTGCTCAGTAATGGCTGCAGCAAACTCAGTCTTTGGACGTTGGGATGACACCAAGGGAGAAGAAAATATTGATTTCATGCCCACCATTCTGTCTCGATTTGATATGATCTACATCGTCAAAGACGAGCATGATGAAGGACGAGATACA ACTTTGGCCAAGCACGTTATGAATGTTCACTTGAATGCCTTAAAAACCATTGATGATACTCCTGAAGGAGAGCTGTCCCTGAAATTCCTGAAGAAGTACATCAGTTATTGCAGAGG CCGTTGTGGACCAAGACTTTCCGAAAGTGCAGGAGAAAAGCTGAAGAATAGATATGTTTTAATGAGAGGTGGAACTCGTGAAGCAGAAAGCAACTCTGACAAGCGTCTTTCCATCCCAATCACTGTCAG GCAACTGGAGGCTATTGTTCGTATCTCTGAGTCATTGGCTAAGATGCGACTTGAGCCTTTTGCAACAGAGAGTGATGTTGATGAAGCCCTGAGGCTCTTCCAGGTATCCACACTGGATGCTGCTATGTCAGGCTCTCTAACAG GTGCTGAGGGCTTTACCACAGAGGAAGATCAGGAAATGCTGTCTCGCATTGAAAAGCAGCTGAAAAAGAGGTTTGCCATTGGTTCACAGGTTTCAGAACATGCCATTGTTCAGGACTTCCTCAGACAG AAATACCCAGAGCGTGCTGTATACAAGGTATTGCACTTCATGATCCGTCGTGGAGAGCTCCAGCACCGTCTCCAGCGCAAGATGCTTTACAGGATCAAGTAA